One region of Zingiber officinale cultivar Zhangliang chromosome 7B, Zo_v1.1, whole genome shotgun sequence genomic DNA includes:
- the LOC122005327 gene encoding cytochrome b5-like has translation MAEMKSFSPDEISRHATKQDCWLSIGGKVYDVTDFLEEHPGGEDVILHESGSGDATQAFEEVGHSSAAISSMKSYLIGTVEGYISGDQKPSKPATTAYREQAPSYSFSDYLLPLLVLVVASAAWYYLTFYSKTKA, from the exons ATGGCGGAGATGAAGTCCTTCTCTCCCGATGAGATCTCGCGCCACGCCACCAAGCAGGACTGCTGGTTGTCCATCGGCGGCAAG GTTTACGACGTGACTGATTTCTTGGAGGAACATCCGGGGGGAGAGGATGTTATTCTTCATGAATCAG GTTCTGGAGATGCTACCCAAGCATTTGAAGAGGTAGGCCACAGCAGCGCTGCCATTAGCTCGATGAAGAGCTACCTCATTGGCACAGTTGAAGGTTACATTTCTGGTGATCAAAAGCCTTCGAAGCCGGCCACCACTGCATACAGAGAACAAGCACCATCCTATAGCTTTTCGGACTACTTGCTTCCTCTGCTGGTGCTCGTTGTGGCCTCTGCGGCCTGGTATTACCTCACCTTCTATTCCAAGACCAAGGCCTAA
- the LOC122005326 gene encoding FRIGIDA-like protein 3, translating into MADTQSVATLIDSTTSKLQQLHQAFAELESHSAISLNLKWKELEEHFHGLERSLNKRFVELEDQENEYVTQLKETQEMLEKREAAVVAKELASLDKLQEKRDSTLSALFDKYKACSLEPIAVGEGVTIGMADDALNVNSYVTPAISSTDVCSTENGNECSEHPSELVNLCKEMDAKGLLKFVSDNRKDLNSIREEVPFALKKAPSPFILVLDCLKGFYAREILGSKKDGNLLGQRRTCLMLMESLKQLADAMQGSLSDKQLLTQDIKEEAKVIAKEWKPKLDHLDIEASSGNSLEAHAFLQLLATFDIISEFEQNEICKLIPAVTRRRQTVDLCRSLGLSHKMPGLIEVLQNTGRQIEAVNLAFAFELTEQFPPVPLLKGYLKEARKVSQVKAGSMSPGAQNEINELELSALRAVIKCIEEHKLEEQYPIDALQKLIIQLEKAKADKRRAAEAAKPQSKRPRAGGSIYNPRVTSMPNKSFYRAPSDRFVQPYDSPERFPYPYDRQYIYATENHYPTVLGSAPYTISPTHTPYYGNAYQVQYQTAYLH; encoded by the exons ATGGCTGATACACAATCAGTTGCTACATTAATCGATTCTACTACTTCAAAGCTACAACAATTGCACCAGGCATTTGCTGAACTCGAGAGCCACAGTGCCATATCtttgaacttgaaatggaaaGAGCTTGAAGAACATTTTCATGGCCTTGAGAGGTCTCTAAATAAAAGGTTTGTTGAGCTGGAAGATCAAGAGAATGAATATGTTACACAGCTCAAAGAGACCCAAGAGATGTTAGAGAAACGGGAGGCTGCAGTTGTAGCTAAGGAGCTTGCCTCCCTTGATAAACTGCAGGAAAAAAGAGATTCTACCCTTTCTGCTTTATTTGATAAATACAAAGCCTGTTCCCTAGAACCCATTGCTGTTGGTGAGGGTGTCACCATTGGGATGGCTGACGATGCTTTGAATGTGAACTCTTATGTCACACCTGCCATTTCTAGCACAGATGTGTGCTCTACAGAGAATGGAAATGAATGCAGTGAACATCCCTCAGAGCTGGTCAATCTCTGTAAAGAAATGGATGCAAAAGGCCTCCTTAAGTTTGTTTCAGACAATAGGAAAGACTTGAATTCCATACGTGAAGAAGTCCCATTTGCTCTTAAAAAGGCACCCAGTCCATTCATTTTAGTTTTAGATTGCCTGAAGGGTTTCTATGCCAGAGAGATTCTAGGGTCAAAAAAGGATGGCAACCTATTGGGTCAGCGAAGGACTTGTCTCATGTTAATGGAATCACTCAAACAACTAGCAGATGCTATGCAGGGTTCCCTATCTGATAAACAATTACTGACACAAGACATTAAAGAGGAAGCAAAGGTGATAGCTAAAGAATGGAAGCCAAAATTGGATCACCTGGACATTGAAGCCAGCAGTGGAAATTCATTGGAAGCACATGCATTTCTTCAACTCTTGGCTACTTTTGATATAATCTCAgaatttgaacaaaatgaaatctGCAAACTGATTCCAGCTGTTACACGACGCCGTCAAACTGTTGACTTGTGTCGTTCACTTGGTTTGTCACACAAAATGCCAG gtttgatcGAAGTTCTTCAGAACACTGGGAGGCAAATTGAGGCTGTTAATCTTGCATTTGCATTTGAGCTTACAGAGCAATTCCCTCCAGTCCCATTGCTTAAAGGGTATCTTAAGGAGGCAAGAAAGGTATCTCAGGTCAAAGCTGGAAGCATGTCACCTGGTGCACAG AATGAAATAAATGAACTTGAATTATCTGCTCTTAGAGCTGTCATCAAGTGCATTGAGGAACATAAGCTGGAGGAGCAATACCCTATTGATGCACTTCAGAAGCTGATTATACAACTGGAGAAAGCAAAGGCTGACAAGAGGAGAGCTGCTGAAGCTGCAAAGCCACAGTCCAAGAGACCTCGTGCAGGCGGCAGTATTTACAATCCTCGTGTTACCAGCATGCCCAACAAAAGCTTCTACCGAGCACCCTCTGATAGGTTTGTGCAGCCATATGATAGCCCTGAGAGGTTCCCATACCCTTACGATCGGCAGTATATCTATGCCACTGAAAATCATTATCCCACTGTGCTGGGCTCTGCTCCATACACCATCTCCCCTACACATACCCCTTACTATGGAAATGCTTACCAGGTTCAGTACCAGACTGCCTATTTACACTAA